TTCTCTGTGATAGCTAAAAAAGGTGGCGACTATGGTACCATCATCGCTAACTATGGATATGCACTGTACAACAGCCCTGATGGGAAACATAGTGAAAACAATGGGAAACATGTAATTACTACTTCCGGTGCTAAGAGTTCTTCTTACTATGTAAGAGCACAAAACTATGCTGATGGCACCTCCAAAAGCCCGGCAGTAGGTAATATCACCCCTGATTTCCTGGGTAACTGGCGCAATAACTTTAACTACAAAAACTGGCAGTTAGGTTTTGTACTTGACAGCAAGTTCGGTGGTAAGGTATATTCCTTTACACACGATCTGGGTAGCTGGCTGGGTAGTATGAAGAGCACTATTCCCAACAGAAATGCTAAACTGGGTGGTTTAAAATATACCAACTCGTCTGGTGTGGATCAGGAGAATGGTATGATCATCGATGGTGTGTACAAAGATGGTACTGTGATCACCGGCCTGGATGGTAACTCACATGACATCTCCGGAATGACGATGAAAGACGTATATGCCAATGGATGGATCAATCCAACAAGTGCTTTCGCCTATTATCAGAACACGCATAGCTGGGGGAATGGTATCCGTGAATCTTCAATGTTTACTTCTTCCTGGGTATCTCTGCAGCAGGTAAGTCTTACTTACGATATGCCGGCTAAGGTAGCCAGTAAGTTTAAAATGAATGGAATGCGTCTTTCCATTATTGGCAACAACCTGATGTACCTGTATAACAGTGCCAAAGACCATATCAATCCGGACAACCTGAACAGCAGCGGATCTGATGCATTCCAGGAAGTATCTGCTATGCCTTATATCCGAAATATAGGTTTTCAGATCTGGGGTAGCTTCTAATTTTAAAAGTAAACTTGTTAAAGATGAACATGACGAATAAACTAAAATATATATTCCTGTTGCTGCTTGTACCGGCTTTGTATATCGGATGCAGCCGCGAAAAGTTTGCAGAAATGAATACTGATCCGGATGATCTGTTAAGTATAAATCCAGAGACAGAATTTACTTCTGCTTTATTAGCCATCAATAATAGTAGTTTCGAGTATTATTACGATCATAACAGGGCAATGTACTACTGGACACAGTCCTTTGTAACATTAAATGGAGCCTCTTCTACAGTATATGATGGTTCTGGTAACCTGAATCAGCGGTATAGCAATTTTTATAATAATGTAGGAAATCAGCTGGTGGATGTGCAAAAACTGATCGAAAAAATGACAGGTGAGCAGCGTGAGAAGTATACCTATCTGCATGCCATAACCTACATTCCGCTGGCTTATTATGCAGCTTATGTATCTGATGTACAGGGTAGCATTGCATACTCCCAGGCATTCCAGGCAAGGTATACCGGGTTACTCACACCTGCTTATGATACACAGGAGGAATTGTTTTCTAACCTGCAGGTAAAACTGGATAGTGTTGTGCAGGTATTAAAATCCACTCCTTCTGTTGAGCAGGTAAATCTGGGTACGGCTGATGTGGTATATGGTGGTGATGAAAAGAAATGGATCAGAGCGGCAAACAGCTTGCGTTTAAGATTAGCCATGCGCCTTTTAAACAGGGATGCTGATAAAATGAAGACCCTGGTGGCTGATATCCTTTCAGATGATGGGGGATTGATCAGCTCTAATGAAGAGAACTGGCAGTTTGTAGGGGGTATTAACTTCGCATCTGGTGGCAATTACAACCCTCAAAGTAATGGAGATGTATCTGGTTCTAAAAACCTGATTGATTTTATGTCTGCTACATCAGATCCTCGTATCAGGATTTTCTTCCAGAAATCTGATTTTACAAAAGATAAATTTGATTCTGCAAAGGCCCAGGGTAAACTGCCTGCTACATTGACATGGGATGGACAGCTGTATAGAGGGCAGTTTGCAAATCCATCTGCTTCTTCAGTATCTGCTTACAGCTATTATTTTTCAGACATTTCTTATAGCTATAAAGGCGTAACCACCGCAGATAGATGGGTGTCTAATGTCCAGGATAGATTATTTTACAATCCTGAAACCAAGGCGCATATTACATTCCCTGTTGTTACTTATGCTGATGTTTGCTTTATGCGCGCAGAGCTGGCGGTAAGAGGGATCACCAGTGAAGATGCGTCAAGCCTGTATACTGCAGGTATAGAAGCGTCTATCAAGGCGTATGATGAAATGGGGAGTAATGCTTCCCTGAGCGACTATACTACCCTGAGTGCTACTGAGATTGCAACATATCTTTCTCAAACTGGCGTGGCATATGATGCTGCCAATGCATTGGAACAAATCTGCATTCAGGAATATCTGAACTGTTTCAAAAATCAGAACGAAGCATGGGCAACCATCAAACGTACTGGTTATCCTTCTATGACAAGCAGTATACTTAATAGAGAGACTGTAGTAGTAGATGGTGATACGAAGACAATGCCAAGACGCTTTATTGTTAGTTATCCTTCAATATCTGATCTGAACTATACTAACAGGTTAAATGCAATCGAGGAGATGACGAAAGATGCTGGTTTCAGTACACCAGATGACATTACAGGTCGGGTATGGTGGGATACTGCTAATTAATAATGCTACCGGTGGCTACATTCATAGCCACCGGTTTTTTTAAATTAAGTGATGTATGAGGGTGTTAGTTTTCCTTTTATTGATCTGTAATTTTGCAGTAGCGCAGCGTGTGCAGCAATTTCTAAAACAGGTACATACACCTATGGTGGCCATTGTATGGCTATCGCCAGAATGCCCGTTGTGCAGGAATTATACTAAACCATTGAATGAACTGAGCCGGAAATATGCCAACACAGTTACTGTGGTCGGCGTCTTTCCAGGCCATTGGTATACCCAAAAGGATTACACTGCATTTCAAAAGAAATATAAGGTCTTTTTTCCATTGTTAACCGATAGAAAAAACAAATTGGGTAAGCATCTGCATGCATCTGTAACACCGGAAGTATGTCTCCTGAATAAAAAGGGGAAAGTGTTGTATCAGGGAGCAATTGACAACTGGGCAACTGGTTTGGGACAAACAAAAACCAGCACTGCAACAGAACATTACCTTGAAGATGCAATTACAAATACTATTGCCGGGAAAACCGTATATCCAACGGTTACCAAACCAGTGGGATGTTTTATTAATGATAAATGATGAGAGCACTAATTTTATTGATGGTGATATTATTGCCCGCACGCCTGTTGCTGGCACAGACATATACAGATGTACAACCTGTTTTTGCAACAAGGTGTGTGGGGTGTCACCATACAGGTGGTTCAGCACCGTTTTCATTAGCCACTTATGAAGAGGTAAAGAGAAGAATTTCGTTTATCAAAGAAGTGATCAATACCGGTTACATGCCCCCATTCAAAGCAGATGTGCACTATCGGGATTATGCCAATAACCGTATCCTGACACCGGAAGAAAAGAATACTATTCTGAACTGGATTAGTAATAATGCGCCAAAAGGGAAAACAGTGGCGCCGGCAAAAGTTGTAGATGTGAATGCCACAGCTCCTGACCTGATCCTGAAAGCAGATAAACCCTATATCGTAAAAGGCGATAACCAGGAGAGATTTGTGATATTCAAAGTGCCTTTTGAACTGAAAGATACTGCCAATATTGAGCGACTCGAATTATACACAAATAACAAGAAAGTCATTCACCATATCAATTATGGTTTTTATGCCGTGGCAGATGCCGGCAAAGACATCTCTGTAGCTCCTTCCTTTGTTGAAGCAGATATTGATACCGCCGGCCTGGAAGTAAAAAGGTTCGGACCATTAAAGCAAAATATGGTGTACTATTCCGGGTGGATACCCGGCACGACCGAAGAATTTTACCCTAAGCAGTTCGGATGGGTACTGCCTAAGCGCGGTGTCGTATTATTAACTGTACACTATGCGGCAATAGCAGCAGATGAAGTATCTACAGTAGGGGTAAAGTTATTTTATAAGAAAGGACCTGTACAGCGTAAGGTCCAGATCATCAGCCTTGGATCCGGTGGTATAGCCGAAAGAGACATTCAACCCAGGTTTGTAATCTTTCCCAATCAGGTTAGTACCTATACCCTGAAGGTAAAAACACAGGAGACGCAGTCTGTTATGTATGTATGGCCACATATGCATTTGTTAGGTAAGGAGTTTGTGGCTTACGCAGTGACGCCGGATCGTGATACCATTCCATTGGTACATATCCCTGCCTGGGATTTCCGCTGGCAGGAATTGTATCGTATGCAGCACCTGGTGAAAATACCTGCAGGTGCTATCATTCATATGATTGGAATTTATGATAATACGACGGGCAACCCTGTGAACCCAAATCATCCGCCTAAGCTGGTGATGTCAAGTGGAGATATGCGGGCCAATGAGGAAATGTTTACCCTTATGATGATCTATGTGCCATATGAGCCGGGGGATGAAAACATTACATTGTGATCGGTGATCAATCCCCTGACTGACCAGAAAAGATTCCTTTTCCAGCCAGTCACCAGGGGTTGGGATGGGGCTAATAGCGTTATCCATTCATCACGCTTTGATAGAAATTTAAAAGAGGGCTTATCTCGAAGTATTGTTGGGGCCACAAGTATGAATGCGCTTACGAACAATTCTTTCTTCGCAGTGAAGAAAGGGGATTAATTTCACTACAGGACTAATAGGCCGTTATGCTGATATGCTATTGCAGGGTAAAGAAAGGATAAAACACGCAAACCTGTATAAAATGAGCGTCTACAAAGTGTATACAAGGTATTAATTTGTAGTTGTGTAGTATGTTTTATTAATTGGTTTTCAATTTCTTATTCAATCTTGCCTTTGCCTGCCGCACACTCGCAGCTTCAATGTTTAGCAGGGTAGCAATCTCTTTTGTTGACAAATTGATGTGGAAATAAGCATATAATCTCAACTCATTATTGGTGAGATTGGGGTGTTGAGACTTCAGTTTTTCGAAGAAACCAGGGTGTACCTGTTCAAAATGCAACCTGAATTTATCCCATTCGGCATCCAGGAATTTATGTTCCCGCAATGACGATTTGATTGATTTTATACCCGGGTATAATTCGTCGATGTCGTGGATTTGTTTCTTCAGGTCATCCAGCAGTTTATTTTTCTGATAGATGTAAAGACTATTACTAACCAACTCCCGGTTATTGTTATCCAGTTTTTGCTGCAATAGATCGTTTCTGTCTTTTTCTGCCTGCATGGCCAGGGAGATCTGTTCATTTTCCTTTTCTATGAGCCAGTGATGGTGTTTACTTTGAGCAATGTCCGTTTCAAGTTTCGCTATTTCATATCCTTTGGCATCCAGTTCCTCATGAATGGTCTTGATCCGGCTCACCAGGACCATCGTGAAGGTAATGATCTGGGAAATGATGGCGATTTCCGGCAGCAGAGAGCTATTTTTACTATAATCAGGAGTAGAATTAATTATGAAAGACACGGCCAGTCCGGTGGAAAAAATAATCGGCAGCAGATTCGCCAGCATGAACACACTGGCGCCCCGTATGCGTTTCTTGTAAGCTACTACGCTGGTAATCAATAAACTTAGAGAAAGTATACAGATGAAGATGTCATCATATACCAGGGTATAATTGTCCATGTAAAACCAGCCTGAAATCGTGGTGATACACGGAACTACCTCAAAAATTATGTACCCGACCAGCAGATAACGAAGCATCCTGTCGTATGTTGGTAACAGCTCTTTGGTTCGCAGGTAGGAGCGGGTTAGCTGAATGAACCCTGTAAAGATGATGGTGCAACCAACATGTAAAAAGAGCGAGTTCAGGTCATACATATACACCGTACCATCCGGCATGACCCTGAGATGATAGTAAGAAAGGGGAAGTAACCGGGTGGTGAAATGCTTGAAGGAGGTAACAAATATCATCGCCCCCAGCTGTACCAGCAGGTACCAGATATTTACACGGTCGTGCAGTTGAAACCAGGTATATAAATTATAAGCTGCAAAACAGGCCAACAGGGAAATGGTGACGATCCAGGAAATATACATGAGGTGATCCCGACTGGCGGCGGCGATCTCTTTTTCAAGCCGGATCACGGGATGAACCTTGTATCCATAGCGCTGTATTTCGGCAAAATCTGGTCGCAGGTACAGGGTAGTAGTCGCATTGCCATTGAAAGTAAGGTGTATTTCCCCTCTTTTCCGCTGGCGTGAAGGAATGGCAGGGCCTGCCTTGTATGCTTTTCCGTCTATATATAATGTATAGTTCAGGGGCTCGGAGAGCGAGAACCGGTATTTTTCTTTGTTGGGATAGGGGTTCCCCACTATAAACTGAGCAGAATCAGTGCTGATTTCCAGTACCGGTTCATTGTTCAGATAGTGTATTTTAGATTGTGCGCGTACCCCCAACGTAACGAACAGTAATAGTATAGGACTGAAATGATTGGCGACTCCCGATGGCATAATTATCGAATAGCGGGAAAGGTAGATGATAATCAGCGAAAAAGCAAAATGATAGAAGTTGTATATTGTGAGTGTTAAATAGTTCGTATTTTTCTTTATACCTGTATTTTTTCTCGTGCCATCAGTATCCTAAACAGGCAAAATCAACCAACGACACAACAAGAACGATAACAGGTACAACAAAAGAAGGGGCAGATGAGATAAGTAATGTAGAAATTGGCAATACGAAATAGATTCTCTGTTTGCACTAAAGAAAGATTGGCCTATAAGTATGTACTGGAATTGTATCAGGATGCTGTAAAACACAAACTGGAAATGTAACCATCACTTAACACACATCTCATAATAAGTAGCTTGTAATTCATATAATTTAACAACCAAAATCAAAATCAGGCAAATCATGTCGATCCGAAATTGTCTATTAACACTCGTGTTAATACTTAATTTACCTATGTTCCTCCTGGCGCAGGAAACAACCTCAGAAATTCACGGTATAGTTACCGACGGCCAGACTGGAGTACCAGGCGCCGTTATCACAGCTGTACACACCCCTACCGGCACCCGCTATATAACCACCAGCCGTGCGGATGGTCGCTACAATTTTGCCAACGTACGTGTAGGTGGTCCTTACACCATTTCCGTGACCTTTATCGGGTATGGTGATCAGCACCTGGACAATATCAATCTGTCACTGGGCCAGGAATTTACCGGCAACTTCACCCTCGCCCCGAGTACCAAACAACTGGGCGAAATAGTGGTGAAAGGAAAGCAGGATAAAACCTTCAACAACAGCCGCACCGGTTCCCAGGAGATCATCAGCAGGGATCAGTTGGAAAAACTGCCAACCATCAGCCGCTCTGCACAGGATTTTACCCGTCTTGAACCTACCAGCAGTACTGTAGCCGCTGGTCAGAGCTTTGGTGGTAGAAGCCCCCAGTACAACAACTTTACTGTAGATGGTGCAAACTTCAACAACTCTTTTGGCCTGTCCGGTACCCTGGGTGGTCAAACAAGTGCACAACCTATCAGCCTGGATGCGATTGAGCAGGTACAGGTAAACGTATCGCCTTACGATGTACGTCAGGGTGGTTTCTCCGGTGCCGGTGTAAATGCTGTAACCAGGAGTGGTACCAATACCCTGAAAGCATCTGTATACACCTACATCAAAGGTGCAGGTACACAAGGGTATAAAGTAGGCAACAGCCAGGTGAACAAAACACCGCTGTCCTTCAATATCCGTGGTCTCTCTATCGGTGGGCCGATCATTAAGAACAAAGTGTTCTTCTTCCTGAGCTTAGAGTCTTCCCGTCAAACGGCGCCTGCTACCAGCTGGGTACCTTCTGATGCTAATCACCCTGCTAATGCCAGTGCTGGCGTGTCACAGGCCAATGCCGATACACTCAATGCACTCGCCGCTTTCCTGAAGTCTAACTTCGGCTATGACCCAGGTGCATTCACCGGTTATTCTTTCAGAACAAACAGTGATAAGGCTACCCTTAAATTCGACTGGAACATCAATGAAAAACATTCATTGACGGTGAAGTACAACTACCTGAAATCATTCACTGACCAGTTTGCGAGCAACAGCCGTCCTGCCGGTGTTACCACGGGCCAGCCAGGCACGAACTCCATGCCTTTTTTTGGTAGCGGTTATGTGATCAATAACAACTTCAACATCTTTATCGCTGAGTTGAATTCACGCTTCAGCAATAAGGTGTCCAATAAATTCCAGGTGGGCTATACCGCACTGCGCGACTATCGTACACCTAACTCTACTTCAAATACCTTCCCGCTGGTAGATATCCTGAACAACGGTAATATTTATACCACCTTCGGATACGAACCATACACTTACAACAACGTACTGAATACAGACGTATTCCAGATCTCAGACATCTTCACGTACTATGCCAGTGCACACGAGATCACAGTGGGTACACAGGACTATTACAGGAAGTACCAGAACGCTTTTGCTCCCGGCTATCAGGGCGCTTACCAGTTCAATAGTCTGACAGACTTCTACAACAGTGTAACCAATGGCACTGCCAATGCAAAAAGCTATTACCTGCAGTACTCTGCACTGAAAGATGGTTCCTTTCCATGGGCATATGCAGGTTCTACAGAACTGGGTGTGTTTGCACAGGATAAATGGAGAGTCTCTGATCGTTTTACCTTCACCTATGGTGTAAGGTTTGACATGACGATCTACAAGCAATCCTTCACTGACAACCCTAATTTCGACAAACTGATTTTCAAAGATGGCCAGTCTTACAACATTGGTAAAGCGCCGGGCAATGCAGTGCTGATCTCTCCACGCATCGGTTTCAACTATGATGTAATGGGCGACAGAACCCTGCAGTTAAGAGGTGGTTTCGGTATCTTCTCAGGTCCTCCTCCGTTTGTATGGTTGAGCAACCAGGCTAGTAACAACGGTATTCAGTGGGGTTCCTTCACGAATACTTCCGGTGTGGCCTTTAGTGCAGATCCAAATGCATACCGTCCTACAAGTGCATCAGCTAACACTTCTTACAGTGTAGCACTGACAGACAAGAATTTCAAATACCCTTCCGTACTGAAATCAAGTCTGGCGGTTGATAAAAAGATCAATGACTGGGTATTCACAGTAGAGGGTACGTATTCCAAAGATATCAATGCAGTTTACTTCTCCAACATCAACCTGAATGAGACGAATGGCTATGCATTGAATAATGGTGGTGATAACCGTATGCGATATAACACATCGCTGACTACTTCTCTGAATACAAGCAATAAGTATTATTCAGGTACCACACTTGAAAACCCTAATATCGGTAATGCTATTCTGATGAAGAATACCAACAAGGGTTATACATACAATATTACAGCAAGAATAGAGCGTACTTTTGGTAACCTGTACACCAGCGTGGCTTACGCACATGGTGATGCAAGAAATACTTCTGAAACAGGTAGCACCGCATCTTCTATGTGGAGTGCACGCGCAGTAAGTGGTGATCCAAATGGTGCTAACCTGGCATATGCTTCTTACAGACTGCCTAACCGTGTCATTGCAATGGCATCTTACAAAGTGTCTTATGCAAAGTACTTCGCTACTTCATTCGGTGCTATTTTCGAAGCAGCACCCGCTGGTGCCGTTTCTTATATTTACAATGGTGACCTGAATGGCGATGGCTTTAACAATGACCTGATCTATATTCCAAAGAGTGCGACCGATATCAACCTGATCAATGTGGGTTCTTACAATGCTACCACACATACAGGTTCTACTACAGGTACTGCTGCTGATCCAAGAACTGCTTCACAGATCTATACACAGCTGGACAACTTCATTGGTCAGAACAAATACCTCAATTTCCACCGTGGCGAAACAGCAAAAGCAAATGCTGCTGTATTACCTTACTACAAAAAACTGGATGTAAATATCACAGAAGATATCTCAGTAAAAACAGGAAAAGACAGGCATACATTGAGATTGTCTCTCGATATTATCAATGTGGGTAACTTCCTGAACAGGAACTGGGGTATTGTGCAAGCCGCTACAGTCAATAACTTCCTGAAGTTTGAAGGGTTGGCTGCTGATGGTAAAACGCCTTTATTCTCATTCCCTTATGCTGATTCAAAAAATCAGGTGTCTTATGTGAATAGCTATGCCAATAACACCGCTATTACTTCAAGATGGCAGATGCAGTTTGGTATCAGATATTTATTTAACTAAGAAAAACACTATCATAAAGAGCGTGTATAAAAAATAAATAAACCTCCTCAGAAGTGCTTAAAGGAAGGACTACCTATCTCCATTAGGTATCCGAATAAAACGAGGCCGTATCTTAAGTAAGATACGGCCTCGTTTTTTGAAAATAGTTTTCATTCCCCGTTGATGAATTCTCCTCTTTCGTGAATGTTTTATTTCGTTAATGACAATGCAGACCCTTTGATCTTCGTATTCCAATAAGTAATATAAAAAGTCCCTATAATCGAAGGCATTATCCACGTAACCAGTGTTTGTATATGCAAACCCGCCACCATAAAAGCTGTAATAGAAGCGATCAGCGCCGCCACCATCCTGCCTATATGACTACTCAGCCACGCATTTTTCTTCTCTTTAAAAACCCTGAAAGTGTAAAAATCCTTTAATGTCATATACAACCCAAACCCACCAAAGAAAGCAAACAATACGGCATTCCCACCTTTGTGCGTAGTGATCTGGTAAATGCCGATCAGCAGCATGATAACAGAAGCGCCCAGCATAGTACCCGATATCGTTTTATCAATCGTATCAGCACTGCTTTTAGTATCATACCTGAATGTGAGCGCGCGATTGCCTGCCAGTACCAGATAAATGGTAAATACCCCGATCAGGAATAAGAACAGGTTCTCATGGCCAGGCATTCGCGCGATCACCAACGATACCAGTGAGCTGATGACCATTGAATAAGAAAAAGTTTTGCCACAGTTTTTATGCAGCTTGCTGCCCTTTTTTACACCTATGCTGGCAATGCCACTGACAAGGCCCAGCCCACCACATAAGGCATGTATATAAATAAGAACTTTTACGAGCGTTTCCATGGTAATAACAATTAATGGTTAATTACATTTGGCCAGGTATCTTTCAGTCTCTGCCAGTCCCCAGTGTGGATATAACTCTGCTGGTTTCTCTGCCTTAAAGAGTTGTTCTGCTTTTACAAATAGCGGTTTAGCTTTCTCTTTTCCACCTCCAATGTATTCAGGTTTACCAAAGGTAGAAGCACCATCCAGGAAGTACAGGCGTGGGTTGTTCGGATCCAGTTTGTATCCTTCCTGCAGGTAAGTATACGCTTTGATGCCAAAGGTTTTAAAGCGTTCCATGGGATTCACCAGCATCTGTATAGTCGCTGCCATATTGCGGATGGTGCAGAACTCTGCATTTTTCTGAATTGCTTCTCCTTTTGCTGCCAGGTCATTGGCTTTCTGACCGATGGCGTCTTTATCTGCTTTAGGATCGCCAAACCCAATGCGGGTCTGTGCCAGCGCTGCATAGTAGTAAGGCAGCCACTGTGTTTTTTCCGCATCTCCTATACGTTCAAATGCCTGTGATACGGTAGCGAGTTGTTCGATGGTTTTAGCAGAATCAAGCAATTCGAGGTTATGCTGCATAGCTGCCACATACTTTGTGCTCTGTGCCTGGGCACCAATGGTGACCAGTAATGCAAGGGCGAAGATGATTTTTTTCATGTTTATATTTTAAAGGTTATCAATAGTATCCTGTCTTCTATCTATGCCCCAGTTCAATATCAGACCTACAAAGAAGGTGCGTTGTGCCGGGGGGAGAATAGGTTGTTTTACCAGGGCATTATAAGAGTAATTGTATCCTGAGATGTTCGTACGCCCAAGCAGATTGGTAGCAGAAGCATATAAAATAGCCGATGCTTTGCCGATCGTGGTCAGGTGATAAACGCTCATGTCCAGTGTTTGATAGCCATTTGTTTTGCCCTGATCTTTGATGTAGTATGCTTTGCCTGTACTATCTGGTATGATGGCATAATAAGGCCTTCCTGTAGCAAATGTGTACGTCAGACTGGCACCGGTTCCTATTTGAGTAATGAAGCGTTTTACAGAAGCGGTAGCGGTGTGATTGGCTGCAATATTAGGCATGAGTGCCGTTGGATAATTCAGGTAATCACGTTTGGTATCCAGGTAGGAATAGCTGATGCTGTAATCCAGGTGTTTGAACGAGGTCTTGTCACGGAAGTACAGTTCGATTCCTTTGGCATAACCACTGCCGCTGTTGTTGTACGTAGGCATTGTTTTAATCAGGTCTTCGTATTGCTTGTAGAATGCTTCCACTCTCAGGAAGGTACCGCGTACCTGTCGCTGATAGTTGACGATATAGTGAGTGGCTTTGGTATAACCGAGCGATGAGGTCACTTGCAGATATGTATTTTCTGGTTTTTGCCAGAACTGTCCGTATGCTGCAGAGAAGGTAGATCCATTGCCCATCCTATAGGCCAATGAGGCACGGGGTGCCACTTTGGCCTTTTGGAGGATGGAAGAATATTCTGCCCTGATGCCGATAGTAGCCACGAGCGAATTCGTAAAGTATAGTTCTGTTTCAGCAAAGCCGGCGGTCAGTTGATCCGGAAGGTCCTTACTGATTTTATTATATTTGAAATTATAGGAAGAGTACCAGTATTCACTACCAAAGCGAATGGTATTCAGGTTGCTGAATTTTTTCTCTATCACAGCTTTGCCTTGTACCAGGCTTTCTCTTCTGTCTAACCTGAAATTCACCGTATCCAGCCAGTATTTTTCAGAGACGTATTGAGGTACGTTGTTCGCATCCTGCAGCTGACTGCTGATGCTGTCGTGGGTAATGCTATAGCTGGCGGAGAGGGTCATTTTCCAGCCGTCTCCCAGGTTTTCTTTCCAGTTGAGGGCATTGAACCAGTTATAATTACTAAGGGTGATCGCCGTTTTCATATTAACCGAATCGATATTGGGATTGCGTACACCCAGTTTATTATAACTAAAGGTGGTGTAGTATTTTATCATTCCGTTCTTAGTCCTGATGCGGAAGTTAGCATCCGCATTATGAAACCGTGGACGGATATAGTAATCAGGTGTTTGTTTCACCAGTGCATAATACAGGCTGGTGTTGGTATATTGATAGTTAAAGCCAAAAGAAGATCTTTGGTTCTTTGCAAGCTTTTGTATACCCAGGCTATTCTGGATAGGAGAGATGAAGGCATTGGCTTCTGATTGCTGTGGCAGATCGATGGTCTCCATGATCAATACAGAGCTAAGGGCCTGTCCATACAGTGCGGAATAGCCACCGGTACTAAAAGCAAAGCCTTTGAACAGGGTAGCCGGGTATCTGCCACGGCTGGGTATATTGGAGGCGCTCAGGTAGTAAGGTCTGTTCACGAGCGATCCGTCTATGAACTGTTTGGCTTCATAGCTA
This Chitinophaga sancti DNA region includes the following protein-coding sequences:
- a CDS encoding SusD/RagB family nutrient-binding outer membrane lipoprotein, producing the protein MNMTNKLKYIFLLLLVPALYIGCSREKFAEMNTDPDDLLSINPETEFTSALLAINNSSFEYYYDHNRAMYYWTQSFVTLNGASSTVYDGSGNLNQRYSNFYNNVGNQLVDVQKLIEKMTGEQREKYTYLHAITYIPLAYYAAYVSDVQGSIAYSQAFQARYTGLLTPAYDTQEELFSNLQVKLDSVVQVLKSTPSVEQVNLGTADVVYGGDEKKWIRAANSLRLRLAMRLLNRDADKMKTLVADILSDDGGLISSNEENWQFVGGINFASGGNYNPQSNGDVSGSKNLIDFMSATSDPRIRIFFQKSDFTKDKFDSAKAQGKLPATLTWDGQLYRGQFANPSASSVSAYSYYFSDISYSYKGVTTADRWVSNVQDRLFYNPETKAHITFPVVTYADVCFMRAELAVRGITSEDASSLYTAGIEASIKAYDEMGSNASLSDYTTLSATEIATYLSQTGVAYDAANALEQICIQEYLNCFKNQNEAWATIKRTGYPSMTSSILNRETVVVDGDTKTMPRRFIVSYPSISDLNYTNRLNAIEEMTKDAGFSTPDDITGRVWWDTAN
- a CDS encoding redoxin family protein, with translation MRVLVFLLLICNFAVAQRVQQFLKQVHTPMVAIVWLSPECPLCRNYTKPLNELSRKYANTVTVVGVFPGHWYTQKDYTAFQKKYKVFFPLLTDRKNKLGKHLHASVTPEVCLLNKKGKVLYQGAIDNWATGLGQTKTSTATEHYLEDAITNTIAGKTVYPTVTKPVGCFINDK
- a CDS encoding cytochrome c; amino-acid sequence: MMRALILLMVILLPARLLLAQTYTDVQPVFATRCVGCHHTGGSAPFSLATYEEVKRRISFIKEVINTGYMPPFKADVHYRDYANNRILTPEEKNTILNWISNNAPKGKTVAPAKVVDVNATAPDLILKADKPYIVKGDNQERFVIFKVPFELKDTANIERLELYTNNKKVIHHINYGFYAVADAGKDISVAPSFVEADIDTAGLEVKRFGPLKQNMVYYSGWIPGTTEEFYPKQFGWVLPKRGVVLLTVHYAAIAADEVSTVGVKLFYKKGPVQRKVQIISLGSGGIAERDIQPRFVIFPNQVSTYTLKVKTQETQSVMYVWPHMHLLGKEFVAYAVTPDRDTIPLVHIPAWDFRWQELYRMQHLVKIPAGAIIHMIGIYDNTTGNPVNPNHPPKLVMSSGDMRANEEMFTLMMIYVPYEPGDENITL
- a CDS encoding 7TM diverse intracellular signaling domain-containing protein, whose protein sequence is MPSGVANHFSPILLLFVTLGVRAQSKIHYLNNEPVLEISTDSAQFIVGNPYPNKEKYRFSLSEPLNYTLYIDGKAYKAGPAIPSRQRKRGEIHLTFNGNATTTLYLRPDFAEIQRYGYKVHPVIRLEKEIAAASRDHLMYISWIVTISLLACFAAYNLYTWFQLHDRVNIWYLLVQLGAMIFVTSFKHFTTRLLPLSYYHLRVMPDGTVYMYDLNSLFLHVGCTIIFTGFIQLTRSYLRTKELLPTYDRMLRYLLVGYIIFEVVPCITTISGWFYMDNYTLVYDDIFICILSLSLLITSVVAYKKRIRGASVFMLANLLPIIFSTGLAVSFIINSTPDYSKNSSLLPEIAIISQIITFTMVLVSRIKTIHEELDAKGYEIAKLETDIAQSKHHHWLIEKENEQISLAMQAEKDRNDLLQQKLDNNNRELVSNSLYIYQKNKLLDDLKKQIHDIDELYPGIKSIKSSLREHKFLDAEWDKFRLHFEQVHPGFFEKLKSQHPNLTNNELRLYAYFHINLSTKEIATLLNIEAASVRQAKARLNKKLKTN